A region from the Vicia villosa cultivar HV-30 ecotype Madison, WI linkage group LG3, Vvil1.0, whole genome shotgun sequence genome encodes:
- the LOC131659562 gene encoding E3 ubiquitin-protein ligase CIP8-like translates to MDEYYCKAYLDMSSTDVPRDNDPYLHIEFDYTTTRVSSDEINSSLSDTIHYNFSYVSEDRVIRKATIVSWLSEVGVPEDAFALVVEEISQCVSEMGSGMYKNLRDLFIQVDFSVTRNSKECDEDEESNCLDKNEEEMKVEEDEDNHNKDEWSYRWEEEEMEIEVQDNGLTPTVTWTIVDDDHGENEYGDEWDSYWDEEMRIEEDNRSVIEVEVDDDYSFDIEVENDDDYSFDIEVENDDDYSFDIEVENENDEDQWNYGWEEVIGIEEEDIRFVPAAPSCIEGLKMVTIEEAEKCTICHEDFNVGVCMPCSHMFHTNCIKDWLNVGNSCPLCRFQLPTSSTNE, encoded by the coding sequence ATGGATGAATATTATTGTAAGGCATATCTAGATATGTCTTCAACAGATGTACCACGCGACAATGATCCGTATCTACATATAGAATTCGATTACACGACTACTCGTGTTTCAAGCGATGAAATTAATTCATCTTTAAGCGATACTATACATTATAACTTTTCATATGTGTCTGAAGATAGAGTGATCCGAAAAGCTACCATTGTATCATGGCTTTCTGAAGTGGGTGTTCCTGAAGATGCTTTTGCATTGGTGGTAGAAGAAATTTCGCAATGTGTTAGTGAGATGGGTAGTGGGATGTATAAGAACTTGAGGGATCTTTTTATTCAAGTTGATTTTTCTGTTACACGTAATTCTAAAGAgtgtgatgaagatgaagagagcAATTGTTTGGACAAGAATGAAGAGGAAATgaaagttgaagaagatgaagataaccATAATAAAGATGAATGGAGTTATAGATGGGAAGAGGAAGAAATGGAGATTGAAGTACAAGATAATGGGTTGACTCCAACTGTTACATGGACTATTGTTGATGATGATCACGGTGAAAACGAGTATGGAGATGAATGGGACTCTTATTGGGATGAGGAAATGAGAATAGAAGAAGATAATAGATCGGTTATTGAAGTTGAAGTTGATGATGATTATAGCTTCGATATTGAAGTTGAAAATGATGATGATTATAGCTTCGATATTGAAGTTGAAAATGATGATGATTATAGCTTCGATATTGAAGTTGAAAACGAAAATGATGAAGATCAATGGAACTATGGTTGGGAAGAGGTAATcggaattgaagaagaagatattAGGTTTGTTCCTGCGGCGCCGTCATGCATTGAAGGATTGAAGATGGTAACAATCGAAGAAGCGGAAAAATGTACTATTTGTCACGAAGATTTTAATGTTGGTGTTTGTATGCCATGTTCGCATATGTTTCATACGAATTGTATTAAGGATTGGTTGAATGTAGGCAACTCTTGCCCTTTATGTAGATTTCAGCTACCTACTAGTAGCACAAATGaataa